The Methanoculleus sp. SDB genome includes a window with the following:
- a CDS encoding NADH-ubiquinone oxidoreductase: MIDFLLFAVFAGLLLHGIHRKAIARIQGRPGPPVWQEILHTLKFSFKETWIPATASEVLFVAVVLVALGIWSAALFILLLEGSILMLFGIYMLHKIVEHGLGLSSGSPYGKFGAIRSVISAASEIPLFATIGAIYLVTGSLRLSDIIAYQAANGPLLLIMPPVAAAMYLIILSKMHYSPFAIIEAKEIVSGNRTEHFGVWRAGLDVAFSLKTFVLLYAFVLIFVGGIPFAAVLVLMLLLLLSLSFVCALCPMLSPYDTVTMQTLAAGLVAVYILAVGVIA; this comes from the coding sequence ATGATCGACTTTCTGCTGTTTGCTGTATTTGCCGGCCTGCTTCTTCACGGCATCCACCGAAAGGCAATCGCCCGGATACAGGGGCGTCCCGGTCCGCCGGTATGGCAGGAGATCCTTCATACCCTGAAATTTTCCTTCAAGGAGACGTGGATCCCGGCAACCGCGAGCGAAGTGCTCTTCGTGGCGGTCGTTCTCGTCGCCCTCGGCATCTGGAGCGCAGCCCTGTTCATCCTGCTCCTCGAGGGGAGCATCCTGATGCTCTTCGGCATCTACATGCTCCATAAGATCGTCGAGCACGGGCTCGGCCTCTCGTCGGGATCGCCGTACGGGAAATTCGGTGCGATCCGCTCCGTCATCTCGGCGGCATCGGAAATCCCGCTCTTCGCAACGATAGGCGCCATCTACCTTGTCACCGGATCACTCCGGCTCTCCGACATCATCGCCTATCAGGCTGCAAACGGTCCCCTCCTCCTGATCATGCCCCCCGTTGCGGCAGCGATGTACCTCATCATCCTTTCAAAGATGCACTATAGCCCTTTCGCCATCATTGAAGCAAAGGAGATCGTGAGCGGCAACAGGACGGAGCATTTCGGCGTCTGGCGGGCCGGGCTCGATGTCGCCTTTTCGCTCAAGACCTTCGTGCTGCTGTATGCCTTCGTGCTCATCTTCGTCGGGGGAATTCCCTTTGCGGCGGTGCTTGTTCTCATGCTGCTCCTGCTGCTGTCGCTCTCGTTTGTCTGCGCACTCTGCCCGATGCTCTCTCCCTACGACACCGTCACGATGCAGACCCTTGCCGCCGGCCTTGTCGCCGTGTACATCCTCGCAGTGGGAGTGATCGCATGA
- a CDS encoding formylmethanofuran dehydrogenase subunit A: MTELLIKNACVIDPISGINGEVMDIAIRDGRIVESVGSSADVIDAAGMLTMPGGIDSHTHVCGTKVNFGRYMSPEDMRAGRTQRCGAMHSTSGYSVPTTYGTSYRYSAMGYTTLLEGAMAPLEARHTHEEFNYTPLQDMMANVLFDGNWAIMDAVREGDVKKAAAILAWFISASKGFAVKLTNPGGTEAWGWGKNLTCIRDLVPHFEVTPADIITTLIEANEMLNLPHSVHLHCNNLGTPGNYACTLDTFDLVRDLNPDRQSLYATHVQFHSYGGSTWRDFCSKAEEVAGAVNAKPQIVMDMGQVMFGKTTTMTADGPMEFNLYRLHHNKWSNHDVELETGSGIIPVYYSRKNLVNSIMWAIGLELALLVRDPYQCILATDNPNGAPFVKYPEVIALLMSSRYRDAECATVHPDLEHRVPLPAIDRELDWHEIAVMTRAAQARALGIAGMGKGHLGEGAEADVAIYPVSIDMVDPAADYETIIRAFSRTEYTIKRGRVVCRRGECLVGGANTTYWVRSRISDENDIMQNEEFVRNFDRYYTVRMSNYPVQDSYIPRNRCIETEAEI, from the coding sequence ATGACCGAACTCCTGATAAAAAACGCCTGTGTCATCGATCCGATCTCCGGGATAAACGGCGAGGTCATGGACATCGCGATACGCGACGGAAGGATTGTCGAGTCGGTCGGATCTTCGGCCGATGTGATTGATGCGGCGGGAATGCTGACCATGCCGGGAGGCATTGACTCGCATACCCATGTCTGCGGCACGAAGGTGAATTTCGGGCGGTACATGAGCCCCGAGGATATGCGTGCCGGCAGGACGCAACGCTGCGGGGCCATGCACTCCACCTCCGGGTACAGCGTGCCAACGACGTACGGCACAAGTTACCGGTACAGCGCGATGGGGTACACCACCCTTCTTGAAGGTGCGATGGCCCCGCTTGAGGCGCGCCACACACACGAAGAGTTCAACTACACGCCGCTTCAGGACATGATGGCGAACGTCCTCTTCGACGGGAACTGGGCAATCATGGATGCGGTGCGCGAGGGGGACGTTAAGAAAGCCGCGGCCATTCTTGCCTGGTTCATCTCCGCATCAAAGGGATTTGCCGTCAAGCTTACGAATCCCGGCGGAACGGAGGCATGGGGGTGGGGAAAGAACCTCACCTGCATCAGGGATCTCGTGCCGCATTTCGAGGTCACTCCCGCCGACATCATTACCACGCTGATCGAGGCGAACGAAATGCTCAACCTGCCGCATTCCGTCCACCTGCACTGCAATAACCTCGGGACACCGGGAAATTATGCATGTACACTCGATACGTTCGATCTGGTCCGCGATCTGAATCCGGATCGCCAGTCGCTCTACGCGACCCATGTGCAGTTCCATTCCTACGGCGGTTCGACATGGAGGGATTTCTGCTCGAAAGCGGAGGAGGTGGCCGGAGCCGTGAACGCGAAGCCGCAGATTGTCATGGACATGGGGCAGGTGATGTTCGGGAAAACCACGACCATGACAGCCGACGGGCCGATGGAGTTCAACCTCTACCGCCTGCACCACAACAAGTGGAGCAACCATGACGTGGAACTTGAAACCGGTTCCGGAATCATTCCCGTCTACTACAGCAGGAAAAACCTTGTCAACTCGATCATGTGGGCGATCGGGCTCGAACTCGCCCTCCTCGTCCGCGACCCCTACCAGTGCATTCTCGCCACTGACAACCCGAACGGTGCCCCGTTCGTGAAATACCCGGAGGTTATCGCCCTCCTGATGAGCAGCAGGTACCGCGACGCCGAATGTGCGACCGTGCACCCCGACCTGGAGCACCGGGTGCCGCTTCCTGCGATAGACCGCGAACTCGACTGGCATGAGATTGCCGTAATGACCCGCGCTGCGCAGGCACGGGCGCTCGGGATCGCAGGGATGGGGAAGGGCCATCTGGGAGAAGGTGCCGAGGCGGATGTGGCGATCTATCCGGTCAGCATCGATATGGTGGACCCGGCCGCAGACTACGAAACGATCATCCGTGCCTTTTCCCGGACAGAATACACCATCAAGCGGGGACGCGTTGTATGCCGGCGGGGCGAGTGCCTCGTCGGGGGCGCGAACACGACGTACTGGGTCAGATCCCGGATATCCGACGAGAATGATATCATGCAAAACGAGGAGTTCGTACGGAATTTCGACAGGTACTATACCGTCCGTATGAGCAATTACCCGGTGCAGGACTCGTATATTCCCCGGAACCGCTGCATCGAAACGGAGGCGGAGATATGA
- a CDS encoding formylmethanofuran dehydrogenase subunit C, which translates to MRVTLVVNDRKKPFLPIEAEAIVPKHFLNPDEQLSVWKGNKELPLEEVFTKTVEGTAESADEIEIVIRGDSSRIKRVGEYMDAGKILIEGDIGKHCGNFMNGGMIEIRGNADAWLGREMRGGSIVCHGNAGDYCGSGYRGEKRGMRGGSLEVFGNAGNLAAETLSGGTVIIHGDAGDMAGSDMHDGVLVIHGSTSCIVPNMTGGTCTVHGTVTDMMPTFRKEGSEMIDGTVYTRFTGDIANRGKGTLFIRHYQYME; encoded by the coding sequence ATGAGGGTCACGCTGGTCGTCAATGACCGGAAAAAACCGTTCCTCCCGATCGAGGCGGAGGCAATCGTTCCGAAACATTTCCTCAACCCCGACGAACAGCTTTCCGTCTGGAAGGGGAACAAGGAACTGCCCCTTGAAGAGGTCTTTACAAAAACCGTCGAGGGCACCGCCGAATCAGCGGACGAGATCGAGATCGTGATCCGCGGCGACAGCTCCCGAATTAAACGGGTGGGAGAGTACATGGATGCAGGAAAGATCCTGATCGAGGGCGATATCGGGAAGCACTGCGGAAATTTCATGAACGGCGGCATGATAGAAATCCGCGGTAATGCGGACGCGTGGCTCGGACGCGAGATGCGGGGAGGCAGCATCGTCTGCCACGGGAACGCAGGCGATTACTGCGGATCCGGGTACCGGGGAGAGAAGAGGGGCATGCGGGGCGGCTCTCTTGAGGTTTTCGGCAATGCCGGAAATTTAGCGGCCGAGACACTGTCGGGCGGAACCGTGATCATCCATGGCGATGCCGGAGACATGGCCGGATCGGATATGCACGACGGCGTACTTGTGATCCATGGCTCCACCTCATGTATTGTTCCGAATATGACCGGCGGAACCTGTACTGTTCACGGCACCGTCACGGATATGATGCCGACGTTTCGGAAAGAGGGGAGCGAAATGATTGACGGAACTGTGTACACACGGTTTACCGGTGATATTGCAAATCGCGGAAAAGGAACCCTTTTTATAAGGCACTATCAATATATGGAATGA
- a CDS encoding molybdopterin dinucleotide-binding protein — translation MRFVMNTGRTITQGRHIESKGGRTYSEETGTCFMHPFDMMELGIDDRDRVLVTSGWGTVVLTVRESEDLYEGEVFIPYGPFANHITPPGTHSCGMPDYKYVDVEIEPTDRPQKTAWELMEEMGGLRYENR, via the coding sequence ATGAGGTTTGTCATGAACACCGGGAGGACGATCACGCAGGGCAGGCACATCGAGAGCAAGGGAGGCAGGACGTACTCCGAGGAGACGGGAACCTGTTTCATGCACCCCTTCGATATGATGGAGCTCGGAATTGACGACCGTGATCGCGTTCTGGTGACGAGCGGATGGGGGACCGTCGTCCTCACCGTGCGCGAGTCGGAGGATCTGTACGAAGGAGAGGTTTTTATCCCGTACGGCCCGTTTGCAAACCACATCACGCCTCCGGGCACTCATTCGTGCGGGATGCCCGACTACAAGTACGTTGACGTGGAGATCGAACCGACCGACCGGCCGCAAAAGACCGCATGGGAACTGATGGAAGAGATGGGAGGCCTGCGCTATGAAAATCGATGA
- a CDS encoding formylmethanofuran dehydrogenase subunit B — MKIDDVVCPFCGCLCDDLTVTVENNRIIAVDNGCTLGNAKFMGKDRLHTPIRRTPDGWKSIAYDEAIDYTVDMLLSADRPLLFGWSGTHGEAQCIGVHMTELVGGIIDSTTSVCHGPSILAIQEVGHPGCTLGQVKNRADLVIYWGSNPIEAHPRHMSRYTTYADGYFLDNAFRNRTVIVVDVRETETARVADEFIRIKPGGDYAVLSALRAIVRGKGAIIPPTVAGVKRAQLERVAALCKEASFGAVFFGLGLTMTRGKYKNIRNAIELVDELNRHTKFTITPMRGHWNVYGSNEVFTWMTGYPYAVDFCRGVAFYNPGETSAIDVLAQKECDACLVIGSDPAAHFPRRCVEHLAEIPTVVIDPCPCMTTSVCDVQIPSAMTGIDAVGTAYRMDGVPIHVKKVLEPTIPSDTEILAKIFDRMKEVKL, encoded by the coding sequence ATGAAAATCGATGATGTTGTCTGTCCGTTCTGCGGCTGCCTCTGCGACGACCTGACGGTGACGGTTGAGAATAACAGGATCATCGCCGTCGACAACGGGTGCACCCTCGGGAATGCGAAATTCATGGGAAAAGACCGGCTTCACACTCCCATCCGGCGGACCCCGGACGGATGGAAATCCATCGCCTACGACGAGGCAATCGACTATACCGTCGACATGCTGCTGTCTGCCGACCGGCCGCTCCTGTTCGGCTGGAGCGGGACGCACGGCGAGGCCCAGTGCATCGGCGTCCATATGACGGAACTGGTGGGGGGCATTATCGACAGCACCACATCCGTCTGCCACGGCCCCTCCATTCTTGCCATTCAGGAAGTCGGCCACCCCGGGTGTACGCTCGGGCAGGTGAAGAACCGTGCCGATCTCGTCATATACTGGGGATCCAACCCGATTGAAGCGCACCCGAGGCATATGAGCAGGTACACCACCTATGCGGACGGTTATTTCCTGGATAATGCGTTCCGGAACCGCACGGTCATCGTCGTCGACGTGCGCGAGACGGAAACGGCACGGGTGGCCGATGAGTTCATCAGGATCAAACCCGGCGGTGATTACGCTGTACTCAGCGCGCTTCGGGCAATCGTTCGCGGAAAAGGTGCAATTATCCCCCCGACGGTCGCCGGTGTGAAGCGGGCGCAGCTGGAGCGGGTCGCCGCACTCTGCAAGGAGGCATCGTTCGGGGCGGTCTTCTTCGGGCTCGGGCTCACCATGACGCGGGGAAAATACAAAAACATTAGGAACGCGATTGAACTGGTCGACGAACTCAATCGCCACACAAAATTCACCATTACGCCGATGAGAGGGCACTGGAATGTCTACGGGTCAAACGAAGTTTTTACCTGGATGACCGGCTATCCGTATGCGGTCGATTTCTGCCGGGGTGTTGCCTTCTACAATCCGGGGGAGACCTCGGCGATTGATGTCCTCGCACAAAAGGAGTGCGATGCCTGCCTCGTCATCGGCAGCGACCCGGCGGCGCATTTCCCGCGGCGGTGCGTGGAGCACCTTGCGGAGATCCCGACGGTGGTCATCGATCCGTGCCCCTGCATGACCACGTCGGTCTGTGACGTGCAGATACCGTCCGCAATGACCGGGATTGACGCCGTGGGGACAGCCTATCGGATGGACGGCGTCCCCATTCATGTCAAGAAAGTGCTTGAACCGACCATCCCCAGTGATACGGAGATCCTGGCGAAAATCTTCGACCGCATGAAGGAGGTAAAACTCTGA
- a CDS encoding carbon monoxide dehydrogenase, producing the protein MQSPAERRKKILSAADAFRERQVEDAGGLRIVITGKGGVGKTTLTALLAHMHARDGRHVLAVDEDPQQNLAYSLGYPRDQAKKLVPLAENVAYIEEKTGARPGVGWGQMLTLNPNVSDVVDRFGVPITDRVSVLVMGSVIQAATGCLCPENALLESVIRSVRLRRGEVILLDTQAGVEHFGRALAEGFGQTIVVAEPGFNAMQVALHAAFLARQLGIPVIHLVVNKVRSGADRKKVGEMLADDSPFSSVIYLPFAEQVLETEPDVTRLLAGSSPFMDGVRELYARIRQCGLPTDQNR; encoded by the coding sequence ATGCAGTCCCCGGCCGAACGAAGAAAAAAAATCCTGTCGGCCGCTGATGCCTTCCGGGAGCGGCAGGTCGAAGACGCCGGCGGACTGCGGATTGTCATCACCGGAAAGGGCGGTGTCGGCAAAACGACGCTCACCGCTCTTCTCGCACATATGCATGCCCGCGACGGCCGGCACGTCCTTGCCGTCGATGAAGATCCCCAGCAGAATCTTGCATATTCCCTCGGATATCCACGGGACCAGGCGAAAAAGCTGGTCCCCCTTGCTGAGAACGTAGCATATATCGAGGAGAAGACGGGGGCACGTCCCGGGGTTGGATGGGGGCAGATGCTCACCCTCAATCCGAATGTCTCCGATGTCGTGGATCGTTTCGGCGTCCCAATCACCGACCGGGTCTCCGTGCTTGTCATGGGCAGCGTGATACAGGCTGCGACGGGCTGTCTTTGCCCGGAAAACGCCCTCCTCGAAAGTGTCATCCGCTCTGTCAGGCTTCGTCGCGGGGAGGTAATCCTGCTCGATACGCAGGCAGGGGTCGAACATTTCGGCCGGGCACTTGCAGAAGGATTCGGACAGACGATCGTGGTGGCCGAACCCGGATTTAATGCGATGCAGGTTGCTCTTCACGCCGCATTTCTCGCACGCCAGCTCGGCATTCCCGTCATTCACCTCGTCGTCAATAAGGTGCGGTCCGGAGCCGACCGGAAGAAAGTCGGGGAGATGCTGGCCGACGACAGTCCGTTCTCGTCGGTGATCTACCTGCCGTTTGCCGAACAGGTGCTCGAAACCGAACCCGACGTAACCCGCCTGCTCGCCGGGAGTTCGCCGTTCATGGACGGTGTCCGCGAGCTGTATGCCCGTATACGGCAGTGCGGGCTCCCGACAGATCAGAACAGATAA
- a CDS encoding carbon monoxide dehydrogenase, with protein sequence MSLLNPALIAEKVEERTIDEIAKPILRTTLETGIETVWDRFEMQQPPCSYCAGGVSCSRCAMGPCRIIPDHHRLRGVCGADADLIVARNLLDTLATGAASHSDHGREIVETMYKTSEGTAQGYTITDPEKLRRIALELGVLVGDRGDLEIAHDVSLALLEEFGTIKNSIRFSERAPQKTREIWESAGITPRSVDREVVEAMHRIHMGVGADYVNVLLHGLRTALSDGWGGSLMATEVSDILFGTPEINTSSINLGVLKEDHVNIALHGHNPVLSEMIVRAAEDADLLALATKNGAKGINLVGLCCTGNELLMRKGIPQAGNHFNQELVIATGALDLMIVDYQCIFPSLPRTASCYHTHIVSTSPKSKVPGSLHYPFHPESAMDTARAIIRLAVENYPNRLAERVHIPGEPMKAVTGFSVEAIQKALGGTFAPLIEAIADEKILGAVGVVGCNNPKVKHDFGHVTLTKELIKRDILVVETGCAAIASGKAGLLLPGAADLAGPGLASVCRALGIPPVLHMGSCVDCSRILVLAAALANELNVGIDQLPLGGAAPEWYSQKAVSIGSYFVASGVYTVLGVMPKITGSENVTGLLTNGLTGVVNASFAVQPDPLLAADLLESHIRRKRQDLGI encoded by the coding sequence ATGTCGCTCTTAAATCCGGCCCTGATCGCGGAAAAGGTCGAGGAACGGACGATCGATGAGATTGCCAAACCGATACTCAGGACCACCCTTGAGACGGGGATCGAGACCGTTTGGGACCGGTTCGAGATGCAGCAGCCTCCCTGCTCTTACTGCGCCGGCGGGGTTTCCTGCAGCCGCTGTGCCATGGGACCGTGCCGGATTATCCCGGATCATCACCGCCTGCGGGGTGTCTGCGGAGCGGACGCCGACCTCATTGTGGCACGGAACCTGCTTGACACGCTCGCAACCGGGGCTGCCTCCCATTCGGACCATGGCCGCGAGATTGTGGAGACGATGTACAAAACGTCCGAAGGGACGGCGCAGGGGTATACGATAACAGATCCCGAAAAACTAAGACGTATTGCCCTTGAACTCGGAGTACTCGTGGGAGACCGCGGGGATCTGGAGATAGCGCACGATGTCTCCCTTGCCCTTCTCGAGGAATTCGGAACGATCAAGAACTCCATCCGGTTCTCAGAGAGGGCTCCGCAAAAGACGCGGGAGATATGGGAAAGTGCGGGAATCACACCCCGGAGTGTGGATCGCGAAGTTGTGGAGGCGATGCACCGGATTCATATGGGTGTCGGCGCGGACTACGTGAATGTGCTTCTGCACGGTCTGAGAACCGCCCTGAGTGACGGGTGGGGCGGATCCCTTATGGCAACCGAAGTCTCGGACATTCTCTTCGGAACACCGGAGATCAACACCTCGTCGATCAACCTGGGTGTCCTGAAGGAAGACCATGTCAATATCGCGCTCCACGGCCATAACCCGGTCCTCTCGGAGATGATCGTGCGTGCGGCAGAGGACGCGGACCTGCTCGCACTGGCGACGAAAAATGGCGCGAAGGGGATCAACCTTGTGGGACTCTGCTGCACGGGCAACGAACTGCTGATGCGCAAGGGCATTCCCCAGGCAGGCAATCACTTCAACCAGGAGCTTGTCATCGCCACCGGGGCGCTTGATTTGATGATCGTCGACTACCAGTGCATCTTCCCCTCCCTGCCGCGAACGGCAAGCTGCTACCATACGCATATCGTCTCTACGAGCCCGAAATCCAAAGTGCCGGGGTCGCTGCACTACCCGTTCCATCCCGAATCCGCCATGGATACGGCACGGGCGATCATCCGCCTCGCTGTCGAGAATTATCCGAACCGGCTCGCCGAGCGAGTGCATATCCCCGGCGAACCCATGAAGGCCGTCACGGGTTTTTCCGTCGAGGCAATACAGAAAGCACTGGGCGGCACATTCGCACCGCTAATCGAGGCGATAGCAGACGAAAAAATACTTGGCGCGGTTGGGGTTGTCGGATGCAACAATCCCAAGGTAAAGCATGACTTCGGGCACGTAACCCTCACAAAAGAGCTCATCAAGCGTGACATTCTCGTCGTGGAGACGGGATGCGCTGCAATTGCATCGGGGAAGGCCGGACTCCTCCTGCCCGGGGCAGCGGATCTCGCGGGTCCCGGCCTCGCGTCGGTCTGCAGGGCGCTGGGTATCCCGCCGGTGCTCCATATGGGGTCCTGTGTCGACTGCTCCCGTATTCTCGTGCTTGCGGCAGCGCTCGCCAACGAACTTAACGTCGGGATCGATCAGCTGCCGCTGGGCGGCGCCGCTCCCGAATGGTATTCGCAGAAGGCAGTTTCGATCGGGTCGTATTTTGTCGCATCCGGGGTGTATACGGTACTCGGCGTCATGCCGAAGATAACGGGAAGTGAAAACGTGACCGGCCTGTTGACAAACGGCCTCACCGGCGTGGTGAATGCTTCGTTTGCCGTCCAACCGGACCCGCTGCTGGCAGCAGACCTGCTCGAATCGCATATCAGGCGCAAGCGGCAGGACCTGGGGATCTGA
- a CDS encoding NiFe hydrogenase, translating into MNAEFILGIALLAIGVLAVAFPRDRTYLTRLINLEIPAFGLLLIMLSFDEMLALLTFIAVTGISTFVLVRIIERRGPA; encoded by the coding sequence ATGAACGCGGAGTTCATCCTCGGCATCGCCTTGCTTGCGATTGGAGTCCTCGCCGTTGCGTTCCCCCGGGACCGGACATACCTGACCCGGCTCATCAACCTGGAAATACCTGCATTCGGTCTCCTGCTCATCATGCTCTCCTTTGACGAGATGCTTGCACTCCTCACGTTTATTGCGGTCACCGGAATATCCACCTTCGTGCTCGTGAGAATCATTGAACGGAGGGGGCCCGCATGA
- a CDS encoding 4Fe-4S ferredoxin yields MTTSIIWYIREFLRAEWLRRFFFVKTAPLVTPSHFRGYPELTGKECTHCLLCMMICPTEGAIEVLKKGEGWEPQVFPGHCIRCGLCVEVCPEDVLASGRILDSKHREETYYLPYYRISIDPARCMRCGNCSVACPVNKEADPQLAATGTAISDEVIMRIREGEMRVLHEEKCTGCKTCEATCPNQAIRVARIIEAVQLEGGAGTEEGVR; encoded by the coding sequence ATGACCACATCGATCATCTGGTACATCCGGGAGTTTCTCAGGGCGGAATGGCTCCGCAGGTTTTTCTTCGTAAAAACCGCTCCGCTTGTCACTCCGTCCCATTTCAGGGGATATCCCGAACTGACCGGTAAGGAGTGCACCCACTGCCTGCTCTGCATGATGATCTGTCCGACCGAAGGCGCCATCGAGGTCCTGAAAAAGGGCGAAGGCTGGGAACCGCAGGTCTTTCCGGGCCATTGCATCAGGTGCGGCCTGTGCGTGGAGGTCTGCCCCGAGGATGTCCTCGCAAGCGGACGGATCCTCGATTCCAAGCACCGGGAGGAGACATATTACCTGCCCTATTACCGGATCTCCATCGATCCAGCCCGCTGCATGCGGTGCGGGAACTGCTCGGTCGCATGCCCGGTCAACAAAGAGGCGGACCCCCAGCTCGCGGCAACCGGCACGGCGATCTCCGACGAGGTGATCATGCGCATCAGGGAGGGCGAGATGCGGGTGCTGCACGAGGAGAAGTGCACGGGCTGCAAGACCTGCGAAGCGACATGCCCGAACCAGGCGATCCGTGTCGCCCGGATTATCGAAGCGGTTCAGCTGGAAGGAGGAGCCGGGACAGAGGAGGGCGTCCGATGA
- a CDS encoding DNA helicase PriA: MVRHICGYEAEIFCKKCGRPMTSTERGGLWCPHCGRKITIVCPGCGKRW; this comes from the coding sequence ATGGTCCGGCATATCTGTGGCTATGAGGCGGAGATTTTCTGTAAAAAATGCGGACGCCCGATGACCTCCACGGAGCGGGGCGGTCTCTGGTGTCCCCACTGCGGGAGAAAAATCACGATAGTCTGTCCGGGATGCGGAAAGCGCTGGTAA
- a CDS encoding NiFe hydrogenase, which produces MKPEGQGSIISRISRALSNYEYLAGVYALLVIIITIIGIVSLPFLAYEDLQVYPKHIDRSSPLDPYDRGGTPFNTTAVHAQYPDNSPYLGYVTAYLTPLSQFMADGSLHLGTTIVSHPGGIIDEILYNTRGLDTVVETSILFVAFTIAAYLFRRRE; this is translated from the coding sequence ATGAAACCCGAAGGGCAGGGATCGATCATCAGCCGGATTTCCCGGGCATTATCAAATTACGAGTACCTTGCGGGCGTCTATGCACTGCTCGTCATCATCATCACCATCATCGGTATTGTAAGCCTTCCCTTTCTGGCGTACGAAGATCTTCAGGTCTACCCGAAGCACATCGACCGCTCAAGCCCGCTGGACCCCTACGACAGGGGGGGAACGCCGTTCAATACGACCGCCGTGCACGCCCAGTACCCGGACAACTCCCCGTATCTCGGCTATGTAACAGCATATTTAACTCCGCTCTCGCAGTTTATGGCCGACGGTTCTCTCCACCTCGGGACGACCATCGTCTCGCACCCGGGCGGTATCATCGACGAGATCCTCTATAATACGCGGGGCCTCGATACTGTCGTCGAAACCAGCATCCTTTTTGTAGCGTTTACCATCGCTGCATACCTCTTCCGGAGGAGGGAGTGA